A stretch of Colletotrichum lupini chromosome 2, complete sequence DNA encodes these proteins:
- a CDS encoding cysteine synthase, translating to MSRIAVRRFATTAVRAIDPPTAYSLNLSRAQGVVKGLTGAIGNTPLIRLNRLSAETGCEVLGKAEFMNPGGSVKDRAALYVVKDAEERGLLKPGGTVVEGTAGNTGIGLAHVCRSRGYKLVIYMPNTQSQGKIDLLRLLGAEVYPVPAVAFENPDNYNHQARRHAEKLDNAVWTNQFDNTANRRAHIETTGPEIWEQTGGKIDAFTCATGTAGTLAGTTRYLKDVSDGRVKSFLADPPGSVLHSYVSSGGQLVERSGSSITEGIGQGRITDNLQPDIGLVDGSLTIADEKSIEMVYRCLDEEGLYLGASSALNVVAAKEVAEKLGEGNTVVTILCDGAYRYAERLFSRKWLEEKKLLGAIPKHLEKYIVLP from the exons ATGAGCCGCATCGCCGTCCGTCGCTTTGCGACTACGGCCGTCCGCGCCATTGACCCGCCGACGGCTTACTCCCTCAACCTCTCCCGCGCGCAAGGCGTCGTCAAGGGCCTCACCGGCG CAATCGGCAACACCCCTCTCATCCGCCTCAACCGCCTCTCCGCCGAAACAGGCTGCGAAGTCCTCGGCAAAGCGGAATTCATGAACCCAGGCGGCTCCGTCAAGGACCGCGCCGCCCTCTACGTCGTCAAAGACGCCGAGGAGCGCGGCCTCCTGAAGCCAGGCGGCACCGTCGTCGAGGGCACCGCGGGGAACACGGGCATCGGCCTCGCCCACGTCTGCCGCTCCCGCGGCTACAAGCTCGTCATCTACATGCCAAACACCCAGTCCCAGGGCAAGATCGACCTCCTGCGGCTGCTCGGCGCGGAGGTCTACCCCGTCCCCGCCGTGGCGTTCGAGAACCCGGACAACTACAACCACCAGGCGCGCCGCCACGCCGAGAAGCTCGACAACGCCGTGTGGACGAACCAGTTCGACAACACGGCCAACCGCCGCGCGCACATCGAGACCACCGGCCCCGAGATCTGGGAGCAGACGGGGGGGAAGATCGACGCCTTCACCTGCGCGACGGGCACCGCCGGGACCCTGGCCGGCACGACGCGCTACCTCAAAGACGTCTCCGACGGCCGCGTGAAATCCTTCCTCGCCGACCCCCCCGGCAGCGTGCTGCACTCGTACGTCTCCTCGGGGGGGCAGCTCGTCGAGCGGAGCGGGTCCAGCATCACCGAGGGCATCGGCCAGGGCCGCATCACGGACAACCTGCAGCCCGACATTGGCCTCGTCGACGGGTCGCTGACGATCGCCGACGAGAAGAGCATCGAGATGGTGTACCGCTGCCTCGACGAGGAAGGGCTGTACCTCGGCGCCAGCTCGGCGCTCAACGTCGTCGCCGCCAAGGAGGTGGCGGAGAAGCTCGGCGAGGGGAACACCGTTGTGACGATCCTGTGCGATGGCGCGTATCGGTATGCGGAGCGGCTGTTCTCGCGCAAGTGGCttgaggagaagaagctctTGGGGGCGATACCGAAGCATTTGGAAAAGTACATTGTTTTGCCTTGA
- a CDS encoding ribosomal protein L19, translating to MNATSLLRPMGCLKTALRQTRHQRLLARSMATAAAPEPPSSTPSPATPSVKPSYYGPRNKPTFAVYPPLPSIRQTTHKNPLPSLDAAQRTTLDPTGARTRLFDPARPDAAKVGDVLMVTTKSGEPFSGVCMSIRRRGVDTGILLRGQLMKVGVEMWYKIYSPTVIGIDIVWRRPKRARRARLTYLRKPKHDMGNVDHLVFAWKKERYGTRSKGRAGADDQVTTTNTFNNNVSWVGHVEA from the exons ATGAACGCCACAAGTCTCTTGCGGCCGATGGGCTGCCTGAAGACGGCCCTCCGCCAGACGCGGCACCAGAGACTCCTCGCCCGGTCCAtggccaccgccgccgcccccgAGCCGCCATCATCTACACCCTCACCGGCGACGCCCTCAGTGAAGCCGTCCTACT ACGGCCCCCGCAACAAGCCAACCTTCGCAGTCtaccctcccctcccctcaaTCCGCCAAACAACCCACAAGAACCCTCTCCCCTCCCTCGACGCCGCCCAACGCACAACCCTCGACCCGACCGGCGCCCGCACCCGCCTCTTCGACCCAGCCCGCCCCGACGCCGCAAAAGTAGGCGACGTCCTCATGGTGACCACAAAATCGGGCGAGCCCTTCTCCGGAGTATGCATGTCCATCCGCCGCCGCGGCGTCGACACGGGCATCCTCCTCCGCGGCCAGCTCATGAAGGTCGGCGTCGAGATGTGGTACAAAATCTACTCCCCGACCGTCATCGGCATCGACATCGTCTGGCGTCGTCCCAAGCGCGCGCGCCGCGCCCGCCTGACGTACCTGCGCAAGCCCAAGCACGACATGGGCAACGTCGATCACCTCGTCTTTGCTTGGAAGAAGGAGAGGTACGGCACGCGCAGCAAGGGCAGGGCCG GGGCGGACGACCAGGTCACGACGACAAATACATTCAACAACAATGTCTCTTGGGTCGGTCATGTCGAGGCCTGA
- a CDS encoding trk family potassium uptake protein encodes MNSSLACQGLDHFAHSHCTTSLIPIPPEGRCLVCSGSKPEGNFLHYINNTNKAHFRDPREMLETARGWLLDQLRAAKPSFISKKPHFNFISAHCKFTTIPTTIYPQHFWIVSLTILGSILIFASAGGQLAYIDALYFASGANTQAGLNTVDVNLLNTFQQACLYFFTMTSNPITIHSSVVFLRLYWFEKRFQGVVREARQQRRNTISKSKSRARDDLNQAERGRLSVRNIKVMHTNGHRSRMTNDGILLDMKEDEDGRISPGSNGFVPVPNTPAHNSGEHSPARAPETQEETGTDITQGRITFAQHVFRSDGTEPEVKLPSPHSPAHFAILERQRAGPDETLRIPNPRDAEKGMKPKRVEDDAAPEPEDERDGSIPHIHVNGGANNLADGIGNNVHRPQTIKIEEPERPRDTERTVKNEIADEAEVIGRTIFPFSLRKPKKFFKGTSSDNGEGSSSDNPLARVRSKTFDTIRTALTREKVEDMPYLSFTPTMGRNSAFPGLTIEQREELGGIEYRSLRTLAVILLCYFWGFSLFAITCFLPWIYTSSNAKYAAIVENSGVSKAWWGVFTANSAFNDLGLTLTPDSMNSFNDASFILLIMSFLIIIGNTGFPIMLRVVIWILSKIVPKRTGLWEELRFLLDHPRRCFTLLFPAGATWWLFIILIGLNVLDLLFFVLLDLNDNAVSHLPVHVRIVDGIFQAASTRTAGFSVVNISLLHPAVQVSYMIMMYISVFPIAISIRRTNVYEERSLGVYHSPDEDMEGTNENSAWSYVGTHLRRQLSFDLWYVFLGLFILAITEGKRIQNKDFDVYSVLFEIVSAYGTVGLSLGYPNVNASLCSQFTTGGKLIMIAMQIRGRHRGLPYGLDRAVLLPSESRFEKEAAEAQPVLVRSATAASTGTALSATRSNLRSRRMSTNRGQGIFTQFLHPGPVIPHEDSLTNLSRRSRSFGVDERPPMAEDMRRRNTEPVDDETTDTDSDVITAPPRRVVTTPARPAI; translated from the exons ATGAATTCCAGCTTAGCC TGCCAAGGCCTGGACCATTTCGCCCATTCTCACTGCACCACCTCTCTTATACCTATTCCCCCCGAAGGCCGATGTCTTGTCTGCTCTGGTTCTAAACCGGAGGGGAATTTCCTCCATTACATCAACAACACCAACAAAGCCCATTTTCGCGATCCGAGAGAAATGCTCGAAACCGCGCGCGGCTGGCTGCTCGACCAGCTCCGGGCAGCCAAGCCTTCTTTTATATCCAAGAAGCCTCATTTCAACTTCATATCGGCTCACTGTAAGTTCACCACCATCCCAACTACCATCTATCCCCAGC ACTTTTGGATTGTCAGTCTCACCATACTGGGCTCCATCCTCATCTTTGCCTCGGCCGGCGGTCAGTTGGCTTACATTGATGCACTCTACTTTGCAAGTGGCGCCAACACCCAAGCCGGTCTCAACACAGTCGACGTCAACCTACTCAACACCTTTCAGCAAGCATGCCTCTACTTCTTTACCATGACCTCGAACCCCATCACCATTCACTCTTCTGTTGTGTTTCTCCGACTGTACTGGTTCGAGAAGCGATTTCAAGGAGTTGTCCGCGAGGCTCGCCAACAACGCAGAAACACCATTTCAAAGTCAAAGTCCCGCGCGAGAGATGATTTGAACCAGGCTGAAAGGGGCCGTCTGAGCGTGCGCAATATTAAGGTTATGCACACCAATGGCCACCGCTCGAGAATGACCAATGATGGAATTCTACTCGATATGAAGGAGGATGAGGATGGCCGCATCTCGCCGGGGAGCAATGGCTTTGTGCCCGTCCCCAACACCCCAGCACATAACTCGGGAGAACACTCGCCCGCCAGAGCACCCGAAACCCAGGAAGAAACCGGCACAGACATCACCCAAGGTCGAATCACGTTTGCCCAGCATGTCTTCCGAAGCGACGGCACGGAACCGGAAGTCAAGCTTCCATCACCGCACTCGCCCGCCCATTTTGCCATTCTTGAGCGCCAACGAGCCGGGCCTGATGAGACCCTGCGAATCCCGAACCCCAGAGACGCAGAGAAGGGCATGAAACCAAAGCGAGTCGAAGACGATGCAGCACCTGAACCCGAAGACGAGAGAGACGGCAGTATTCCGCATATCCACGTTAACGGCGGAGCGAACAACTTGGCGGATGGCATCGGCAACAATGTCCATCGCCCACAGACGATCAAAATCGAGGAGCCTGAGCGACCCAGGGATACCGAGAGGACGGTCAAGAACGAGATCGCGGATGAAGCCGAGGTGATTGGTAGAACAATCTTTCCATTCTCGCTCCGCAAGCCCAAGAAGTTCTTCAAGGGTACCAGCAGTGACAACGGCGAAGGCAGCAGTTCTGACAACCCTCTTGCGAGAGTCAGGAGCAAGACATTCGACACCATCAGGACTGCATTGACCCGCGAAAAGGTCGAGGACATGCCGTATCTGAGTTTCACGCCTACCATGGGACGCAACTCAGCCTTCCCGGGCTTGACCATTGAGCAGCGCGAGGAATTGGGTGGTATCGAATACCGCTCCCTGAGGACACTCGCCGTCATCTTGCTCTGCTACTTCTGGGGTTTCTCGCTCTTCGCCATCACCTGCTTCCTTCCTTGGATCTACACGAGCTCCAATGCCAAGTACGCCGCTATCGTGGAGAACTCGGGTGTTAGCAAGGCGTGGTGGGGTGTTTTCACGGCGAACTCGGCCTTCAATGATTTGGGACTTACACTCACGCCTGACAGCATGAACTCGTTCAACGACGCGTCCTTCATCCTGTTGATCATGTCTTTCCTGATCATCATTGGCAACACCGGCTTCCCCATCATGCTCCGAGTCGTCATTTGGATTCTCTCCAAGATTGTGCCAAAACGCACAGGACTATGGGAGGAACTACGCTTCTTGTTGGACCACCCGCGTCGCTGCTTCACTCTGCTTTTCCCAGCGGGCGCTACCTGGTGGCTGTTCATCATTCTCATCGGCCTCAACGTTCTTGACCTGCTGTTCTTTGTCCTGCTGGAT CTGAACGATAACGCTGTGAGCCATTTGCCGGTGCACGTTCGCATTGTGGATGGTATCTTCCAGGCTGCGTCGACCAGAACTGCAGGTTTCTCGGTTGTCAACATTTCGCTGTTGCATCCTGCTGTGCAAGTGTCATATATGATTATGATGTACATCTCCGTGTTTCCAATCGCCATCTCCATTCGTCGCACCAATGTGTACGAAGAGAGATCTTTGGGTGTTTACCACAGCCCTGACGAGGATATGGAGGGTACCAACGAGAATAGCGCCTGGTCATACGTCGGTACCCATTTGCGTCGCCAACTTTCTTTCGATTTGTGGTACGTTTTCTTGGGGCTCTTCATTCTGGCCATCACAGAAGGCAAGAGGATTCAAAACAAGGACTTTGACGTCTACTCGGTCTTGTTCGAGATCGTGAGTGCATACGGTACGGTCGGGTTGAGTCTGGGTTATCCCAACGTCAACGCTTCCCTCTGCTCTCAGTTCACCACTGGAGGCAAGCTCATCATGATTGCAATGCAAATCCGTGGTCGCCATCGTGGTCTCCCCTACGGCTTGGATCGCGCTGTTCTTTTACCAAGCGAATCTCGGTTCGAGAAGGAAGCCGCCGAGGCGCAGCCAGTTCTGGTCCGGTCTGCTACTGCCGCATCGACGGGAACTGCACTCAGCGCCACGAGGTCAAACCTGAGGTCCAGAAGAATGAGCACGAACAGGGGTCAAGGCATCTTTACTCAATTCCTTCACCCTGGCCCCGTGATTCCACACGAAGACAGCCTCACCAATCTCTCCAGACGCAGCAGATCATTTGGTGTCGACGAACGGCCGCCGATGGCTGAGGATATGAGGAGACGCAATACGGAGCCCGTCGATGACGAGACTACGGATACCGACAGCGACGTGATCACAGCGCCTCCGCGGAGAGTAGTCACTACACCCGCAAGACCCGCGATTTGA
- a CDS encoding DNA repair helicase rad25 → MPPKRKAQGAATGSFKAGKGSVASTPGGATPRSIASDNESVADPVSESEDENLEKNVDKFSVEAYLDRPKTNGHESMTGLFKKKRDFSFLQLKPDYQNRPLWIDPAKGRIFLESFNPLAEQAQDFLITIAEPISRPSFVHEYALTTHSLYAAVSVGLSPQDIINTLDRFLKMPLPDSIRKFIEGCTQSFGKVKLVLKNTKYFVESTDPVILQKLLKDSVIGPLRVHGTEEITTIAAPKQGPLVIPGTANAAGVRQAEEQKAKGREGEVKEGEVYAALNDDDDDDQEITHAFEIGDEAVETVQKRCLELEYPVLEEYDFRRDEANPNLEIDLRPGTLIRPYQEKSLSKMFGNGRAKSGLIVLPCGAGKTLVGITAACTVKKGVIVLCTSSMSVVQWRNEFLKWSNIKPEDIEAFTSDNKGRIFPGNTGIIVTTYSMVTQTRERSHEAKKMMDFLQTREWGLMLLDEVHVVPANIFRKVTSSIKTHSKLGLTATLLREDDKISDLNFLIGPKLYEANWMELSEQGHIAKVQCAEVWCPMTTEFYDEYLKASARKRALLYIMNPRKFQAAQYLINYHESRGDKIIVFSDNVYALKTYAEKLEKAYIFGGTGQAERMNILQNFQHNPQVNTLFLSKIGDTSLDLPEATCLIQISSHYGSRRQEAQRLGRILRAKRRNDEGFNAFFYSLVSKDTQEMYYSSKRQAFLVDQGYAFKVITQLANIEKTPGLAYAAASERRELLQKVLIENEAGGEDEVIDDLFHSGTMGRAPARGRKKAAARRTAGLLGDLSGGQDMAYMEQNKRVKLKKAKGESSAFFKKIQREKAKR, encoded by the coding sequence ATGCCACCGAAGAGGAAGGCTCAAGGGGCCGCCACCGGCAGCTTCAAGGCAGGTAAGGGCTCTGTAGCTTCAACACCTGGGGGCGCCACCCCCAGGAGTATCGCCAGCGATAATGAATCGGTAGCGGATCCCGTGAGCGAGTCGGAAGACGAGAATCTCGAGAAGAACGTCGACAAGTTCTCCGTCGAGGCGTACCTGGACAGGCCCAAGACGAACGGCCATGAATCCATGACTGGACTATTCAAGAAGAAGCGCGACTTCTCCTTCCTCCAGCTGAAACCCGATTATCAGAATCGCCCGCTCTGGATCGACCCTGCCAAAGGCCGTATTTTCCTCGAAAGCTTCAACCCGCTGGCCGAGCAAGCACAGGACTTCCTCATCACCATTGCCGAACCAATTTCCCGGCCGTCCTTCGTTCACGAATATGCGCTCACGACACACAGCTTGTACGCTGCGGTCTCTGTGGGCTTGTCACCCCAGGATATCATCAACACTCTCGATCGGTTTCTGAAGATGCCTTTGCCCGACAGCATTCGCAAGTTCATCGAGGGCTGCACGCAAAGTTTCGGCAAAGTCAAGCTGGTGCTTAAAAATACGAAATACTTTGTCGAGAGTACGGATCCGGTCATCCTGCAGAAGCTGCTGAAAGACTCCGTCATCGGACCGCTGCGAGTACACGGTACGGAGGAGATTACCACAATAGCGGCTCCGAAACAGGGCCCTCTGGTCATTCCAGGCACTGCCAATGCTGCTGGTGTGCGACAGGCAGAAGAACAAAAGGCCAAGGGACGCGAGGGTGAGGTGAAGGAGGGCGAGGTCTACGCGGCACTGaacgatgacgacgatgacgatcAGGAGATCACGCATGCCTTTGAGATCGGGGACGAGGCAGTCGAGACCGTTCAGAAGAGGTGTCTTGAACTGGAGTATCCGGTGTTGGAGGAGTACGATTTCCGACGAGATGAGGCCAACCCGAACCTGGAGATCGACTTGCGCCCGGGCACCTTGATTCGACCCTACCAAGAAAAGAGTTTGAGCAAGATGTTTGGTAATGGACGAGCCAAGAGCGGTCTGATCGTCCTTCCTTGCGGTGCTGGAAAAACGCTTGTCGGTATCACCGCGGCTTGCACCGTCAAGAAGGGCGTCATCGTCCTCTGCACCAGTTCCATGTCTGTCGTGCAATGGCGAAACGAATTCCTCAAGTGGTCCAACATTAAGCCAGAGGATATCGAAGCATTCACGTCAGACAACAAGGGCAGAATCTTCCCGGGTAACACCGGTATCATTGTGACCACATACTCCATGGTGACGCAAACCAGGGAGCGTTCTCACGAGGCCAAGAAGATGATGGACTTTTTGCAGACGCGAGAATGGGGTCTGATGCTTCTGGACGAGGTCCACGTTGTCCCCGCCAATATCTTCAGAAAGGTCACCTCGTCCATCAAGACGCATTCGAAGCTTGGCTTGACCGCCACACTGCTTCGTGAAGATGACAAGATCTCAGATCTGAACTTTTTGATTGGCCCCAAGTTATACGAGGCGAACTGGATGGAACTCAGCGAACAAGGCCACATTGCCAAGGTTCAATGCGCTGAGGTCTGGTGCCCCATGACTACGGAATTCTACGATGAGTACTTGAAGGCGTCGGCCAGAAAACGCGCGCTGCTGTACATCATGAACCCGAGAAAGTTCCAAGCCGCTCAGTACCTCATCAACTACCACGAGTCTCGAGGCGACAAGATCATTGTCTTTTCGGACAACGTCTACGCTTTGAAGACTTATGCTGAGAAGCTGGAGAAGGCTTACATTTTCGGCGGCACTGGGCAGGCAGAGCGCATGAACATTCTGCAAAACTTCCAGCATAACCCTCAAGTCAACACATTATTCTTGTCAAAGATTGGTGACACATCCCTCGATCTTCCCGAGGCTACCTGTCTCATTCAGATCTCGTCACATTACGGTTCTCGTCGTCAAGAGGCGCAGCGACTCGGCCGTATCTTGCGAGCCAAGAGGAGAAACGACGAGGGTTTCAATGCCTTCTTCTATTCCCTGGTGTCGAAGGATACCCAGGAGATGTACTACTCCTCCAAGAGACAGGCGTTCCTGGTCGACCAGGGCTACGCCTTCAAGGTCATCACGCAGCTCGCCAACATCGAGAAGACACCTGGCCTAGCCTACGCCGCGGCGAGCGAGAGACGAGAGCTCTTGCAAAAGGTCCTCATCGAGAACGAGGCCGGCGGCGAAGACGAGGTCATTGACGACCTGTTCCACAGCGGCACGATGGGCCGCGCGCCGGCCAGGGGCAGGAAGAAGGCCGCCGCGAGGAGGACGGCTGGTCTGCTGGGCGACCTGTCGGGTGGACAGGACATGGCCTACATGGAGCAAAACAAGAGGGTCAAGCTCAAGAAGGCAAAGGGAGAGAGCAGTGCCTTCTTCAAGAAGATCCAGAGAGAGAAGGCCAAGCGATAG
- a CDS encoding CHY zinc finger → MCKHILNAQVAIRSPCCKKWFDCAECHHEQEKHPLLQSLEMVFACKKCKKCFRKDAQEFEDADEYCPHCDNHFVIEAKTPKAAISVEGEDARKDSRMIKDERVRQIAGRSIFDPTDDADKLG, encoded by the exons ATGTG CAAACACATTCTCAACGCGCAAGTCGCAATCAGGTCACCCTGCT GCAAAAAATGGTTCGACTGCGCCGAGTGTCACCATGAGCAGGAAAAGCACCCCCTGCTCCAGAGCCTTGAAATGGTCTTTGCTTGCAAGAAGTGCAAAAAGTGCTTCCGCAAAGACGCCCAGGAATTCGAAGATGCCGACGAATACTGCCCGCACTGCGACAACCACTTCGTCATTGAGGCAAAGACACCCAAGGCAGCCATCTCCGTTGAGGGCGAAGACGCGCGCAAGGACAGCCGCATGATCAAGGACGAGCGTGTCCGCCAAATCGCCGGACGCTCAATATTCGACCCAACAGACGATGCGGACAAGCTGGGCTAA